Proteins encoded within one genomic window of Amycolatopsis nigrescens CSC17Ta-90:
- a CDS encoding diguanylate cyclase, protein MIRKPASGRWLWSGYLAGGLLTMAAYYVTVAAGAPAAVRVGLYCAVSISAAVAVLYGCLRNRPAAPLPWILLGASQLIYSTADTGFYVSHFVLGDTSFPAPADVLYLSHYPLVVAGLVALIRLRSPGRDLPGLLDAALLAVVAGMLSWLYLIAPQAQADSPALVKIVSVGYPMMDLAMFAVALRLILGTGPRPVPFFLLSTNLLAFLAADSIYVFQQLNGTYGAGNFLDAIWLSGNLALGAAALHPAMGKIAEQAEEAAPAPGPGRIAGLCAAALIAPAVLLIQYANGSYPDIPVAACACAVLFVLTIARLAGLVSEQRRLAITDALTGLRTRRHFEHQLAVEVTRAHRAHGGLAVLIADVDRFKSVNDRYGHPAGDKVLTEIAERLKEATRDSDLLARYGGEEFAVLIRDIGRDEPALIAERLRRQVAERPIVVSGDTWLDVTISLGTASYPLHGSTPAELVTAADRALYAAKAHGRDQVVPAKGQHGELPEPSLDLVALADEVDSWVSGHEHSRAVGRWAGQVARSLGLDPTAARRAELAGRLHDVGKALIPAGVWTKPGALSEPEWELVRRHPGHGAALVGSVPGLGEVAEVVRQHHERFDGTGYPDGIAGTGIRIEARIVAVCDSWAAMLADRVYQPAMAEEDAARELRTGRGSRYDPDVVTAFLALHARGHLGPLPNLNVP, encoded by the coding sequence GTGATCAGGAAGCCGGCGTCCGGCCGCTGGCTGTGGTCCGGCTACCTGGCCGGCGGTCTGCTCACCATGGCCGCGTACTACGTCACCGTCGCGGCCGGCGCGCCGGCCGCGGTCCGGGTCGGGCTGTACTGCGCGGTGAGCATCTCGGCCGCGGTCGCCGTGCTCTACGGCTGCCTGCGGAACCGGCCCGCCGCGCCGCTGCCGTGGATCCTGCTCGGCGCCAGCCAGCTGATCTACTCGACCGCCGACACCGGCTTCTACGTCTCGCACTTCGTACTCGGCGACACCTCCTTCCCGGCTCCGGCCGACGTCCTCTACCTGTCGCACTACCCGCTGGTGGTGGCCGGCCTGGTCGCGCTGATCCGGCTGCGCTCCCCTGGCCGCGACCTGCCGGGGCTGCTCGACGCCGCACTGCTCGCGGTGGTCGCCGGGATGCTGTCCTGGCTCTACCTGATCGCGCCGCAGGCGCAGGCCGACTCACCCGCGCTGGTGAAGATCGTGTCGGTCGGCTATCCGATGATGGACCTGGCCATGTTCGCCGTGGCCCTGCGGCTGATCCTCGGCACCGGGCCGCGGCCGGTGCCGTTCTTCCTGCTGTCCACGAACCTGCTCGCGTTCCTCGCCGCGGACAGCATCTATGTCTTCCAGCAGCTCAACGGCACCTACGGCGCGGGCAACTTCCTGGACGCGATCTGGCTTTCCGGCAACCTGGCGCTCGGTGCGGCCGCGCTGCACCCGGCGATGGGCAAGATCGCCGAACAGGCTGAAGAAGCCGCGCCCGCGCCGGGCCCCGGCCGGATCGCCGGGCTCTGCGCGGCCGCGCTGATCGCCCCCGCGGTCCTGCTCATCCAGTACGCCAACGGTTCCTACCCGGACATCCCGGTCGCCGCCTGCGCCTGCGCGGTGCTGTTCGTGCTCACCATCGCGCGGCTGGCCGGGCTGGTCAGCGAACAGCGCCGGCTCGCCATCACCGACGCGCTGACCGGCCTGCGCACCCGCCGCCATTTCGAGCACCAGCTCGCCGTGGAGGTCACCAGGGCGCACCGCGCGCACGGCGGGCTGGCCGTGCTGATCGCGGACGTGGACCGCTTCAAGTCGGTCAACGACCGCTACGGCCACCCGGCCGGCGACAAGGTGCTGACCGAGATCGCGGAGCGGCTGAAGGAGGCAACCCGCGACAGCGACCTGCTGGCCCGCTACGGCGGTGAGGAGTTCGCCGTGCTGATCCGCGACATCGGCCGCGACGAACCGGCGCTGATCGCCGAACGGCTGCGCCGCCAGGTCGCCGAACGGCCGATCGTGGTCTCCGGCGACACCTGGCTGGACGTCACCATCTCGCTGGGCACGGCGAGCTATCCGTTGCACGGCAGCACTCCCGCCGAACTGGTCACCGCCGCCGACCGCGCGCTGTACGCGGCCAAGGCGCACGGCCGCGACCAGGTCGTGCCGGCGAAGGGGCAGCACGGCGAGCTGCCGGAGCCGTCACTGGACCTGGTCGCGCTGGCCGACGAGGTGGACTCGTGGGTGTCCGGGCACGAGCACAGCCGGGCGGTGGGGCGCTGGGCCGGGCAGGTGGCCCGTTCGCTCGGCCTCGACCCGACGGCCGCGCGGCGGGCGGAGCTGGCCGGCCGGCTGCACGACGTGGGCAAGGCGCTGATCCCGGCCGGGGTCTGGACCAAACCGGGCGCACTGTCCGAACCGGAATGGGAGCTGGTCCGCCGCCATCCCGGCCACGGCGCCGCGCTGGTCGGCTCGGTGCCGGGGCTCGGCGAGGTCGCCGAGGTGGTCCGGCAGCACCACGAACGGTTCGACGGCACCGGCTACCCGGACGGGATCGCCGGCACCGGCATCCGGATCGAAGCGCGCATCGTGGCCGTCTGCGACTCCTGGGCCGCGATGCTGGCCGACCGCGTCTACCAGCCCGCCATGGCGGAGGAGGACGCCGCGCGCGAACTGCGGACCGGCCGCGGCTCGCGGTACGACCCGGACGTCGTCACCGCCTTCCTCGCCCTGCACGCCCGCGGCCACCTCGGCCCACTCCCCAACCTCAACGTGCCGTGA
- a CDS encoding kynureninase, whose amino-acid sequence MSLSERAAELDALDPLAGKRAEFDLDPELSYLDGNSLGAPPRVVAERVADVVRRQWGGRLIRSWGEGWWEAPERIGDRIAPLVGAAPGQLVVGDSTSVNLFKVLAAAVRLRPGRDEILVDGNTFPTDGYVAEGVAGLTGHTVRRVPAGELAGAVTERTAVALVNHVDYVTGALHDLPSITAALHRSGALAVWDLCHSVGAVPSYLDEAGVDLAVGCTYKFLNGGPGSPAFVYVARKWQDDFAQPLPGWAGHREPFAMSADYTGGQGITKVRTGTPDILSMLALDAALDVWETGTLAEVRRKALALGDFFLSCLDELVPGVRVLTPRDHARGNQISVAWPDAERATAALIDRGVIGDFRPPNVMRFGLAAMYTRYSDVLRAAEGLRELTR is encoded by the coding sequence ATGTCGCTGTCGGAACGAGCCGCCGAACTGGACGCCCTCGATCCCCTCGCCGGTAAGCGCGCCGAGTTCGACCTCGACCCCGAGCTGTCCTATTTGGACGGGAACTCGCTCGGCGCGCCGCCGAGGGTGGTCGCCGAGCGGGTGGCCGACGTGGTCCGGCGGCAGTGGGGCGGCAGGCTCATCCGGTCGTGGGGCGAGGGCTGGTGGGAGGCGCCGGAGCGGATCGGCGACCGGATCGCGCCGCTGGTCGGCGCGGCGCCGGGCCAGCTCGTGGTCGGCGACTCGACCAGCGTGAACCTGTTCAAGGTGCTGGCCGCGGCGGTCCGGCTGCGGCCAGGCCGGGACGAGATTCTGGTGGACGGCAACACTTTCCCCACCGACGGGTACGTCGCCGAAGGGGTGGCCGGGCTGACCGGGCACACCGTGCGCCGGGTGCCGGCCGGGGAACTGGCCGGTGCGGTGACCGAGCGGACGGCCGTCGCGCTGGTGAACCACGTGGACTACGTGACGGGCGCGCTGCACGATCTGCCTTCGATCACCGCGGCGCTGCACCGCTCCGGCGCGCTGGCGGTCTGGGACCTGTGCCACAGCGTGGGCGCGGTGCCGTCGTACCTGGACGAGGCCGGGGTGGACCTGGCCGTCGGCTGCACCTACAAGTTCCTCAACGGTGGCCCCGGTTCGCCCGCTTTCGTCTACGTGGCAAGGAAATGGCAGGACGACTTCGCGCAGCCGCTGCCCGGCTGGGCCGGTCACCGCGAGCCGTTCGCGATGAGTGCGGACTACACCGGCGGCCAGGGGATCACCAAGGTGCGCACCGGCACCCCGGACATCCTGTCCATGCTGGCACTTGACGCCGCGCTGGACGTGTGGGAAACCGGCACGTTGGCGGAGGTCCGGCGAAAAGCGCTGGCGCTGGGTGATTTCTTTCTGTCCTGTTTGGACGAACTGGTGCCGGGTGTGCGGGTGCTGACGCCGCGCGACCACGCCCGCGGCAACCAGATCTCGGTGGCCTGGCCGGACGCGGAGCGGGCGACGGCGGCGTTGATCGACCGTGGAGTCATCGGGGATTTCCGCCCTCCCAACGTA